TACATAGCCTTGCTCCTCGAGGCCCAGGCTAGGTATGGGGGGCACGGCCCCTTGCAGGTGGCCGAGAAGAACCTCCTCCGGCCCGCCCACGAAGGGGTGTTCCCCCGAGAGAATCCAGTACAGGATGATGCCTGCCGCATACACGTCCGCTTCGGGGCCCGGGCTTTGCCCCAGGATCTGCTCGGGGGCCAGGTAGGCAAGAGTGCCCACCCTTAAGGGTTTTTTGAAGGCCTCGAGGGCTGGTCCCGAAAGGTCAAAGTCCACCAGCTTGGCCTCGTCCGTTCCCGCCACGATGATGTTCTCCGGCTTCACGTCCCGGTGCACCAGGCCCTTGCCGTGCATGTGGGCCAAGGCCATGAGGAGCTGGCGGAAGACGTGTAAGGCCCTGGGGCGCTTGGGGTGGCGCCCCATCCAGCGCCCCATCTCCTCCCCGGGGGCGTAGGCCAGGAGAAGGGCGGGGCCCTCCTCCAGGTCCAGGCTTTCCAGAACCGGGTTCAGGTTGGGGTGGGAAAGCTGCTTGCCTACCCAGAACTCCCGGTTGCGCCTGGTCTCGGCCCCCTTGGGGAAAACCTTGAGGGCGTAGGGGGCGCCGAAGCGGTCAAAGGCCAGGTAGACGGTGGCCAAGGCCCCTTGGCCCAAGGGGCGCACCACCCGGTATCGGTTCAGAAGGACCTTCCCCGCCAGGCTCACCGCCTTCACTATATCCAGCCCTCACCTCTTTCACCCGGAAGCCGTTAGGATTTTTGGCGTGCGCGGTTTGGCGCTTTCCGGCGGGGGGGCCAGGGGGCTTGCCCACATCGGGGCCCTCGAGGTCTTCCTGGAAGCGGGTTTGGACTTCCAGGTGGTGGCGGGGA
This window of the Thermus neutrinimicus genome carries:
- a CDS encoding serine/threonine-protein kinase produces the protein MKAVSLAGKVLLNRYRVVRPLGQGALATVYLAFDRFGAPYALKVFPKGAETRRNREFWVGKQLSHPNLNPVLESLDLEEGPALLLAYAPGEEMGRWMGRHPKRPRALHVFRQLLMALAHMHGKGLVHRDVKPENIIVAGTDEAKLVDFDLSGPALEAFKKPLRVGTLAYLAPEQILGQSPGPEADVYAAGIILYWILSGEHPFVGGPEEVLLGHLQGAVPPIPSLGLEEQGYVERLLAKSPKERFPSAREALEAFPF